The Microbacterium sp. KUDC0406 genome includes a window with the following:
- a CDS encoding DivIVA domain-containing protein produces the protein MALSPDDVVHKEFQHVRFKDGFDPDEVDDFLDEIVIEWRKALEENAELKAKLAAYESGEKAAAPVASAPAAAAPIAPEVAGSATATAGIIELAQRLHDEHVAEGEAKRQQLIAEAQTEVERIRRDAEAKQREQSARLERERNTLEGRITELREFERDYRSKLRSLIEGQLRDLDQSAASTDSTPVSAIGL, from the coding sequence ATGGCACTGTCCCCGGATGACGTCGTCCACAAGGAGTTCCAGCACGTTCGCTTCAAGGACGGATTCGACCCGGATGAGGTCGATGACTTCCTCGACGAGATCGTCATCGAGTGGCGCAAGGCCCTCGAGGAGAACGCCGAGCTGAAGGCGAAGCTCGCGGCCTACGAATCCGGTGAGAAGGCGGCCGCCCCTGTCGCGTCGGCCCCTGCAGCGGCCGCGCCGATCGCCCCCGAGGTCGCCGGCTCGGCGACCGCCACGGCCGGGATCATCGAGCTGGCCCAGCGCCTGCACGACGAGCACGTCGCCGAGGGCGAGGCCAAGCGCCAGCAGCTCATCGCGGAGGCGCAGACCGAGGTCGAGCGCATCCGGCGCGACGCCGAGGCGAAGCAGCGCGAGCAGTCGGCGCGCCTGGAGCGCGAGCGCAACACGCTCGAGGGCCGTATCACCGAGCTCCGTGAGTTCGAGCGCGACTACCGCTCCAAGCTGCGCAGCCTGATCGAGGGTCAGCTCCGCGACCTCGATCAGAGCGCGGCGTCGACGGACTCGACCCCGGTCTCGGCCATCGGGCTGTAA
- a CDS encoding YggT family protein, with amino-acid sequence MEILGLIGGILNLLLLLYLLVLFVRLILDYIPLFNREWRPKGAGLVAAEVVYTITDPPIRFFRRLIPPLRIGQLSLDFGFALTMLCVLILMSIVRAVFR; translated from the coding sequence TTGGAGATCTTGGGCCTCATCGGCGGCATCCTCAACCTGCTGCTGCTGCTGTACCTGCTGGTGCTGTTCGTCCGGCTGATCCTGGACTACATCCCGCTGTTCAACCGTGAATGGCGCCCGAAGGGTGCCGGGCTGGTCGCGGCGGAAGTGGTGTACACGATCACGGATCCGCCGATCCGGTTCTTCCGTCGGCTGATCCCTCCGCTGCGCATCGGCCAGCTCTCGCTCGACTTCGGATTCGCGCTCACGATGCTCTGCGTGCTGATCCTGATGTCGATCGTGCGCGCCGTCTTCCGCTGA
- a CDS encoding GNAT family N-acetyltransferase — MDIEVRPATEFEDVAVLVGPKKPTSNVCFCLSYRIGSKENVALRGAARAERVRELCHQDPPPGVIAYGDGEPVGWAALHPRRETSFARNRLIPHIDDLDVWSLWCFRVRPGFRKQGIMHALIDGAVSYAREQGAPAIEGYPVDNGVDRVNLTMAYVGTRSLFEGAGFTKAADTDSVLDGFPRVLMRLDLG; from the coding sequence ATGGACATCGAGGTTCGCCCCGCGACCGAGTTCGAAGACGTCGCCGTGCTCGTCGGCCCGAAGAAGCCGACGTCGAACGTGTGCTTCTGCCTGAGCTACCGCATCGGCAGCAAGGAGAACGTCGCGCTGCGCGGCGCGGCGCGCGCCGAGCGCGTCCGTGAACTCTGTCATCAGGACCCGCCGCCCGGCGTGATCGCCTACGGTGACGGCGAGCCGGTCGGGTGGGCCGCGCTGCACCCGCGGCGCGAAACGAGCTTCGCCAGGAACCGCCTCATCCCGCACATCGACGACCTCGACGTGTGGTCGCTGTGGTGCTTCCGGGTCCGGCCGGGCTTCCGGAAGCAGGGGATCATGCACGCGCTCATCGACGGCGCGGTGTCCTACGCCCGGGAGCAGGGCGCTCCGGCGATCGAGGGATATCCGGTCGACAACGGCGTCGACAGGGTGAACCTCACGATGGCCTACGTCGGCACGAGGTCGCTGTTCGAAGGGGCGGGGTTCACGAAGGCGGCCGACACCGACTCGGTGCTCGATGGATTCCCGCGCGTGCTGATGCGGCTCGATCTGGGCTGA
- a CDS encoding DUF6230 family protein, translating into MKKPKFSKLTTTHGGRIALAAVPVGIAAAVLMGGVAQGQVPVSFAVSGSQFQISASQLEGTGFSQYAGVATDTEGGKHTVAIANIKSATLADLCQSVVTETPLGKVGVLIKAGGGDAPASASDLQIGMTGLKGDASFGHIRIGVDASTVSTKEKGTAGDFAQDADTVSIKGLQQTAWSTQASVFTLTGMTLELTDGSKGCF; encoded by the coding sequence ATGAAGAAGCCCAAGTTCTCGAAGCTGACCACCACTCATGGCGGGCGGATCGCGCTGGCCGCCGTCCCGGTCGGGATCGCCGCCGCGGTCCTCATGGGGGGAGTGGCCCAGGGACAGGTCCCGGTGTCGTTCGCCGTGTCGGGCAGCCAGTTCCAGATCAGCGCGAGCCAGCTCGAGGGCACCGGCTTCTCGCAGTACGCCGGCGTGGCCACCGACACCGAGGGCGGCAAGCACACCGTCGCCATCGCGAACATCAAGAGCGCAACGCTGGCGGATCTCTGCCAGTCGGTCGTCACCGAGACCCCGCTCGGAAAGGTCGGCGTGCTGATCAAGGCGGGCGGCGGCGACGCACCGGCATCCGCCTCCGACCTGCAGATCGGCATGACAGGTCTGAAGGGCGATGCGTCGTTCGGCCACATCCGCATCGGTGTGGACGCCTCGACCGTCAGCACGAAGGAGAAGGGCACCGCGGGCGACTTCGCCCAGGACGCCGACACCGTCTCGATCAAGGGCCTTCAGCAGACGGCGTGGAGCACGCAGGCCTCGGTGTTCACGCTGACCGGCATGACCCTGGAGCTGACGGACGGATCAAAGGGATGCTTCTGA
- a CDS encoding DUF6114 domain-containing protein — MSKSEDLDGTMSSRRERRAAAHEPDGADAPELDALLAEGEAEAAAEQASEHLGGWQRFRAWAKRRPFVGGLLVAVAGVEMFFSGQLDIGHLHVQLGIEGLQATIIPIALLLLGVLAIAMPVHHVFYGVIALAVALYSLIGVNLGGFLIGMIMASVGGVLVVAWMPPEARGAGRPRGLLVTARRTRLAAAVLAVGALVTPLTVGAATAPAATVRHTGFCDVLPWLCPAPKPADPAPTPSRSDPASATPAPDPGTDEAADDGAKGTAPVAKGTAPTPTPSPVVAQPDAGAPVFTDIPAQMGSKGLSFSGLKSIGIVTVPTKSGKDVRVLKISADAITITGFSLTVRPPDGPGLVTKADTMALRGNVTVYIGSITAEGHDGKTLTLGLDTPPALDDIRPGLLRVTMGLVGTLADSISYTNTNQYMVE, encoded by the coding sequence ATGTCGAAGAGCGAGGACCTGGACGGCACGATGTCGTCGCGACGGGAGCGTCGCGCTGCCGCGCATGAACCCGACGGCGCGGACGCGCCGGAGCTGGATGCGCTGCTCGCCGAGGGCGAGGCGGAGGCCGCCGCCGAGCAGGCGTCCGAGCACCTCGGCGGGTGGCAGCGCTTCCGGGCCTGGGCGAAGCGCCGGCCGTTCGTCGGCGGGCTGCTGGTCGCCGTGGCGGGAGTGGAGATGTTCTTCTCCGGTCAGCTCGACATCGGCCATCTGCACGTGCAGCTCGGCATCGAGGGGCTGCAGGCGACGATCATCCCGATCGCGCTGCTGCTGCTCGGCGTCCTGGCGATCGCCATGCCCGTGCACCATGTGTTCTACGGCGTGATCGCGCTCGCCGTCGCGCTGTACTCGCTGATCGGCGTGAACCTCGGCGGTTTCCTCATCGGCATGATCATGGCCTCCGTCGGCGGCGTGCTGGTGGTGGCCTGGATGCCGCCGGAAGCGCGCGGAGCCGGAAGGCCGAGAGGTCTCCTCGTGACGGCTCGCCGCACGAGGCTCGCGGCCGCCGTACTGGCGGTCGGTGCGCTGGTGACGCCGCTGACGGTGGGGGCCGCCACGGCGCCGGCCGCGACGGTCCGGCACACCGGATTCTGCGACGTCCTGCCCTGGCTCTGCCCGGCGCCGAAGCCGGCGGATCCTGCGCCGACGCCGTCGAGGAGTGACCCGGCATCCGCCACGCCTGCACCGGATCCCGGCACGGACGAGGCTGCGGACGACGGAGCGAAGGGCACGGCTCCAGTCGCGAAGGGCACGGCACCGACCCCGACGCCGTCCCCGGTCGTCGCGCAGCCCGACGCCGGCGCACCGGTCTTCACGGACATCCCGGCTCAGATGGGATCGAAAGGGCTGTCGTTCAGTGGCCTGAAGTCGATCGGCATCGTGACCGTGCCCACCAAGAGCGGCAAGGACGTGCGCGTGCTGAAGATCAGCGCCGACGCCATCACCATCACCGGCTTCTCGCTGACGGTGCGCCCGCCGGACGGACCGGGCCTGGTGACCAAGGCCGACACGATGGCGCTGCGCGGGAACGTGACGGTGTACATCGGCTCGATCACTGCGGAGGGGCACGACGGCAAGACGCTGACACTCGGCCTGGACACGCCGCCCGCGCTGGACGACATCAGGCCGGGACTTCTGCGCGTGACGATGGGCCTCGTCGGCACGCTCGCCGACTCGATCTCCTACACCAACACGAACCAGTACATGGTGGAGTGA
- the lspA gene encoding signal peptidase II yields MVRRPLRRSAAGAIVAILAAVVLAADQFVKYLTITHLPYGEPVPVLGEFLQLIYVRNPGAAFSIGKEATWIFTIALAVVAVIIVWKAFGLRSRLWAVVLGCLLGGVLGNLTDRMLRDPGFPVGEVVDMISMPWMMPAIFNVADIFIVTGMISVALLVLFGLRFDGTRERDHEAAEKAEAEGAAAEGAAPGVQPSPES; encoded by the coding sequence TTGGTCCGTCGTCCCCTTCGTCGGTCGGCGGCCGGTGCGATCGTCGCGATTCTCGCGGCGGTGGTGCTGGCCGCCGATCAGTTTGTGAAGTACCTCACCATCACGCATCTGCCGTACGGTGAGCCCGTTCCGGTCCTGGGCGAGTTCCTGCAGCTGATCTACGTGCGCAATCCGGGCGCGGCCTTCTCGATCGGCAAGGAGGCCACGTGGATCTTCACGATCGCCCTGGCGGTCGTGGCCGTGATCATCGTGTGGAAGGCCTTCGGGCTGCGTTCCCGGCTCTGGGCGGTGGTGCTCGGATGCCTGCTGGGCGGTGTCCTCGGCAACCTGACGGATCGCATGCTCCGCGACCCCGGTTTCCCGGTCGGTGAAGTCGTCGACATGATCTCGATGCCCTGGATGATGCCCGCGATCTTCAACGTCGCAGACATCTTCATCGTCACGGGCATGATCTCGGTCGCCCTGCTGGTGCTCTTCGGACTGCGGTTCGACGGCACGCGGGAGCGCGACCATGAGGCTGCCGAGAAGGCTGAAGCCGAGGGCGCGGCGGCCGAGGGCGCGGCGCCGGGGGTCCAGCCCTCTCCGGAGAGCTGA
- a CDS encoding TetR/AcrR family transcriptional regulator: MSVERRVRLTPDERRTQLVATGVNFLSDHPLDELTIDELAARAGVSRALIFHYFDTRQGMHRAVVTTARDALLTATAPRPELPPRERVRDTLERIAMFVREHRGTFFSLVRGVASGDPAVRAVVDESRELNAAHLLEALAEVGEPDSRALRITLRAWVSFAEEVFVTLAVDDDADRDAVVAFLERSLDAAVAAARGAEL, from the coding sequence ATGTCCGTCGAGCGCCGCGTCCGTCTCACCCCGGATGAGCGACGCACGCAGCTGGTCGCCACGGGCGTGAACTTTCTCAGCGATCACCCGCTCGACGAGCTGACCATCGACGAGCTGGCCGCGCGCGCCGGCGTCTCGCGCGCCCTGATCTTCCACTACTTCGACACCCGCCAGGGCATGCACCGCGCCGTCGTCACCACCGCGCGCGACGCACTGCTCACCGCCACTGCTCCCCGCCCCGAGCTGCCGCCGCGCGAGCGCGTGCGCGACACGCTGGAGCGCATCGCGATGTTCGTGCGTGAGCACCGCGGCACGTTCTTCTCGCTCGTGCGCGGCGTCGCGAGCGGCGACCCGGCGGTGCGCGCGGTCGTCGACGAGTCCCGCGAACTGAACGCCGCCCACCTACTGGAGGCGCTCGCCGAGGTCGGCGAGCCGGACTCACGCGCTCTGCGGATCACGCTGCGCGCCTGGGTCTCGTTCGCCGAGGAGGTCTTCGTCACCCTTGCCGTGGACGACGACGCCGACCGCGATGCCGTGGTCGCCTTCCTGGAGCGGTCGCTCGATGCGGCCGTCGCCGCGGCCCGCGGCGCCGAACTCTGA
- the dnaE gene encoding DNA polymerase III subunit alpha → MASDSFVHLHVHSEYSMLDGAAKIAAMTQAAADYGMPAIAVTDHGNTFAAFEFYNAANAAGVKPIIGLEAYLTPGTHRGDKSRVAWGSPDQKSDDVSGAGAYTHMTMWSQSTQGMHNLFRLSSLSSIEGYYFKPRMDRDLLQTYGKGLIATTGCPSGEVQTRLRLGQYDAARAAAAEFQDIFGKENYFAEIMDHGLSIERRIMTDLLRLAKDLNIPLVATNDSHYTHQHEADAHEALLCVQSGSTMDDPNRFKFDGDGYYIKTAAEMRQLFRDHPEACDNTLLIAERCQVEFDTSANYMPKFPVPDGETEDSWLVKEVEKGLHYRYPSGIPDKVRKQAEYELGVILQMGFPGYFLVVADFINWAKNNGIRVGPGRGSGAGSMVAYAMKITDLDPLEHGLIFERFLNPDRVSMPDFDVDFDDRRRGEVIDYVTEKYGSERVAQIVTYGTIKSKQALKDAGRVLGFPFSMGDRLTKAMPPAVMGKDMPLSGMFDSAHPRYKEASEFRALIDTDSEAKTVFDRALGLEGLKRQWGVHAAGVIMSSHPLLDIIPIMKREQDGQIVTQFDYPSCESLGLIKMDFLGLRNLTIISDALDNIRMNRGEELDLEHLELDDRAVYELLGRGDTLGVFQLDSPPLRSLMRLMKPDNFGDISALIALYRPGPMGANSHTNYALRKNGQQEITPIHAELAEPLADILEESYGLIIYQEQVMAIAQKVAGFSLGQADILRRAMGKKKKSELDKQYAGFSGGMKERGYGEGAVQALWDILLPFSDYAFNKAHSAAYGLVSYWTAYLKAHYPAEYMAALLTSVGDSKDKMALYLNECRRMGIKVLPPDVSESINFFAAVGEDIRFGLGAVRNVGSNVVDGIIEARKDERFTSFHDFLNKVPLHVVNKRTVESLIKAGAFDTMGNTRRALLEVHEDSVEAAVSTKRREVNGEVGFDFDSLWEADEVPPAQVPEKPEWTKKDKLAFEREMLGLYVSDHPLAGLEVPLAKHASISIHDLLASEDLRDGDQVTVAGLVTSVQHRVAKASGNPYGMITVEDFNGEVTVMFMGKTYTEFQHVLQQDAILAVRGRVSRRDDGLNLHAQSAFAPDIGSFDAAGPLSLVVAEQRATERVMTELAEVLRRHSGETEVVLRVHRGGSAKVFEVPMPVSVTADLFGDLKSLLGPSCLG, encoded by the coding sequence ATGGCATCCGACTCCTTCGTCCACCTCCATGTGCACAGCGAGTACTCGATGCTGGACGGTGCGGCGAAGATCGCCGCGATGACCCAGGCCGCGGCCGACTACGGCATGCCGGCGATCGCGGTGACCGATCACGGGAACACGTTCGCGGCGTTCGAGTTCTACAACGCGGCCAACGCCGCAGGCGTCAAGCCGATCATCGGCCTCGAGGCGTATCTCACTCCGGGAACCCACCGTGGCGACAAGTCGCGTGTGGCGTGGGGTTCGCCGGATCAGAAGAGCGACGACGTCTCCGGCGCCGGCGCGTACACCCACATGACGATGTGGAGCCAGAGCACGCAGGGCATGCACAACCTGTTCCGGCTCAGCTCCCTGTCGAGCATCGAGGGCTACTACTTCAAGCCCCGTATGGACCGTGACCTCCTCCAGACCTATGGCAAGGGTCTGATCGCCACGACCGGCTGCCCCTCGGGTGAGGTGCAGACCCGCCTGCGTCTCGGTCAGTACGACGCGGCGCGTGCTGCGGCGGCGGAGTTCCAGGACATCTTCGGCAAGGAGAACTACTTCGCCGAGATCATGGACCACGGCCTGTCCATCGAGCGGCGGATCATGACGGATCTGCTGCGCCTCGCCAAGGATCTGAACATCCCGCTGGTCGCGACGAACGACTCGCACTACACGCACCAGCACGAGGCGGATGCGCACGAGGCCCTGCTGTGCGTGCAGTCGGGGTCGACCATGGACGACCCGAACCGGTTCAAGTTCGACGGTGACGGCTATTACATCAAGACCGCGGCCGAGATGCGGCAGCTGTTCCGCGACCATCCCGAGGCGTGCGACAACACGCTGCTGATCGCCGAGCGCTGCCAGGTCGAGTTCGACACCTCCGCGAACTACATGCCGAAGTTCCCGGTGCCCGACGGCGAGACCGAGGACAGCTGGCTGGTCAAGGAGGTCGAGAAAGGCCTGCACTACCGCTACCCGAGCGGCATTCCCGACAAGGTGCGCAAACAGGCCGAGTACGAGCTCGGCGTCATCCTGCAGATGGGCTTCCCCGGCTACTTCCTGGTCGTCGCGGACTTCATCAACTGGGCGAAGAACAACGGCATCCGGGTCGGACCGGGCCGAGGCTCGGGCGCGGGATCGATGGTCGCCTATGCGATGAAGATCACCGACCTCGACCCGCTCGAGCACGGCCTCATCTTCGAGCGATTCCTCAACCCGGATCGCGTCTCCATGCCGGACTTCGACGTCGACTTCGACGACCGCCGTCGTGGCGAGGTGATCGACTACGTCACAGAGAAGTACGGCTCCGAGCGCGTCGCGCAGATCGTCACCTACGGCACCATCAAGTCCAAGCAGGCGCTGAAGGACGCCGGTCGTGTGCTGGGCTTCCCCTTCAGCATGGGCGATCGTCTCACGAAGGCGATGCCGCCCGCGGTGATGGGCAAGGACATGCCGCTCAGCGGCATGTTCGACAGCGCGCATCCCCGCTACAAGGAGGCCAGCGAGTTCCGCGCGCTGATCGACACCGACTCCGAGGCGAAGACGGTGTTCGACCGGGCACTCGGCCTGGAGGGCCTGAAGCGGCAATGGGGTGTGCACGCTGCGGGCGTGATCATGTCGTCGCATCCGCTGCTCGACATCATCCCGATCATGAAGCGCGAGCAGGACGGCCAGATCGTCACGCAGTTCGACTACCCGTCGTGCGAGTCGCTCGGGCTGATCAAGATGGACTTCCTCGGGCTGCGCAACCTCACCATCATCTCGGACGCCCTCGACAACATCCGCATGAACAGGGGCGAGGAGCTCGACCTCGAGCACCTCGAGCTCGACGACCGCGCGGTGTACGAGCTGCTGGGCCGCGGCGACACGCTCGGCGTGTTCCAGCTCGACAGCCCGCCGCTGCGCTCTCTCATGCGTCTGATGAAGCCCGACAACTTCGGCGACATCTCGGCGCTCATCGCCCTGTACCGGCCCGGGCCCATGGGGGCCAACTCGCACACGAACTACGCGCTGCGCAAGAACGGGCAGCAGGAGATCACGCCGATCCACGCTGAGCTCGCCGAACCCCTCGCCGACATCCTCGAGGAGTCCTACGGTCTGATCATCTATCAGGAGCAGGTCATGGCGATCGCCCAGAAGGTGGCCGGCTTCAGCCTCGGACAGGCCGACATCCTGCGTCGAGCGATGGGCAAGAAGAAGAAGTCCGAGCTGGACAAGCAGTACGCGGGCTTCTCCGGCGGCATGAAGGAGCGCGGCTACGGGGAGGGCGCCGTCCAGGCGCTGTGGGACATCCTGCTTCCCTTCTCGGACTACGCGTTCAACAAAGCGCACTCGGCGGCGTACGGTCTGGTCTCGTACTGGACGGCCTATCTCAAGGCGCACTATCCCGCGGAGTACATGGCGGCGCTGCTGACCAGCGTCGGGGACTCGAAGGACAAGATGGCGCTGTACCTGAACGAGTGCCGTCGCATGGGCATCAAGGTGCTGCCGCCCGATGTGTCGGAATCGATCAACTTCTTCGCGGCCGTGGGCGAGGACATCCGTTTCGGTCTCGGTGCGGTCCGCAACGTCGGCAGCAACGTCGTCGACGGCATCATCGAAGCGCGCAAGGACGAGAGGTTCACCTCGTTCCACGACTTCCTGAACAAGGTGCCGCTGCATGTGGTGAACAAGCGCACGGTCGAATCCCTGATCAAGGCGGGCGCGTTCGACACGATGGGCAACACCCGCCGGGCTCTGCTGGAGGTCCACGAGGATTCCGTCGAAGCAGCGGTGAGCACGAAGCGCCGGGAGGTGAACGGCGAGGTCGGATTCGACTTCGACAGCCTCTGGGAGGCCGACGAGGTTCCCCCCGCACAGGTGCCGGAGAAGCCGGAGTGGACCAAGAAGGACAAGCTCGCCTTCGAGCGCGAGATGCTCGGACTGTACGTCTCCGACCATCCGCTCGCCGGGCTCGAGGTGCCGTTGGCCAAGCACGCCTCGATCTCGATCCACGACCTGCTCGCCTCAGAAGACCTGCGGGACGGCGATCAGGTCACCGTGGCGGGGCTGGTCACCAGCGTGCAGCACCGCGTCGCGAAGGCCAGTGGCAACCCCTACGGCATGATCACCGTCGAGGACTTCAACGGCGAGGTGACCGTCATGTTCATGGGCAAGACGTACACCGAATTCCAGCACGTCCTGCAGCAGGACGCGATCCTCGCCGTCCGCGGCCGGGTGTCCCGTCGCGACGACGGCCTCAACCTGCATGCTCAGTCGGCGTTCGCGCCCGACATCGGCTCGTTCGACGCGGCGGGCCCGCTCTCGCTGGTCGTCGCCGAGCAGCGCGCGACCGAACGCGTGATGACCGAGCTGGCCGAGGTGCTCCGGCGCCACTCCGGTGAGACCGAGGTCGTGCTGCGGGTGCATCGCGGCGGCTCCGCCAAGGTCTTCGAGGTGCCGATGCCCGTCTCGGTCACCGCCGACCTGTTCGGCGATCTGAAGTCCCTTCTCGGTCCGTCCTGCCTGGGCTGA
- a CDS encoding RluA family pseudouridine synthase → MESRTLPVPDGLDGARVDAALAKMLGFSRTFAAEVAEAGGVSLDGAPLGKSDRLRGGGWLEVSWQPKEEPRIVPIAVPELGIVHDDDDIVVVDKPTGVAAHPSLGWEGPTVVGALAAAGFRIATSGAPERQGVVHRLDVGTSGLMVVAKTESAYSALKRAFKERTVEKIYHAVVQGHPDPLVGTIDAPIGRHPHHQWKFAVVPDGKPSVTHYETLEAFPGASLLEIHLETGRTHQIRVHMAAHRHPCVGDPLYGADPRMAERLGLTRQWLHAHRLAFTHPATGDWVEFESPYPADFQHALEVLRGE, encoded by the coding sequence GTGGAGTCGCGCACACTGCCGGTGCCGGACGGACTCGACGGCGCACGCGTCGACGCGGCTCTGGCGAAGATGCTGGGCTTCTCCCGCACCTTCGCTGCCGAGGTCGCCGAGGCAGGCGGCGTCTCACTCGACGGAGCGCCTCTGGGCAAGTCGGACCGCCTGCGCGGCGGCGGCTGGCTCGAGGTCAGCTGGCAGCCCAAGGAAGAGCCGCGCATCGTGCCGATCGCGGTCCCCGAACTGGGCATCGTGCACGACGACGATGACATCGTCGTCGTCGACAAGCCCACCGGTGTGGCCGCGCATCCCTCGCTGGGCTGGGAGGGGCCGACCGTGGTCGGCGCCCTGGCCGCAGCCGGGTTCCGGATCGCCACCAGCGGCGCTCCGGAGCGTCAGGGCGTGGTGCACCGCCTCGACGTGGGCACCAGCGGCCTCATGGTCGTAGCCAAGACCGAGTCCGCCTACAGCGCGCTCAAGCGGGCGTTCAAGGAGCGCACGGTCGAGAAGATCTACCATGCGGTCGTGCAGGGCCACCCCGACCCGCTGGTCGGTACGATCGACGCCCCGATCGGGCGGCATCCGCACCACCAGTGGAAGTTCGCCGTGGTGCCGGACGGCAAGCCGTCGGTGACCCACTACGAGACGCTCGAGGCGTTCCCCGGAGCCTCGCTCCTGGAGATCCACCTCGAGACCGGGCGCACTCATCAGATCCGCGTGCACATGGCTGCGCACCGGCATCCGTGCGTCGGCGACCCGCTGTACGGGGCGGATCCGCGGATGGCCGAGCGTCTCGGCCTGACCCGGCAGTGGCTGCACGCGCACCGGCTCGCGTTCACCCACCCGGCGACGGGCGACTGGGTCGAGTTCGAATCGCCCTACCCCGCCGACTTCCAGCACGCCCTCGAGGTGCTGCGCGGCGAGTGA
- a CDS encoding cell division protein SepF, with protein sequence MGNPLKKTMVYLGLADEEEVYEDETPQQAAPAARPHREREREEQAPAPVTPLRRPTAVRQPAGGAVNEILTVHPKQYRDAQLIAENFRDGIPVIINLSQMSDADARRLIDFASGLSLGLYGRIERVTSKVFLLSPENIAVSGHGGLAQAESAGFDQS encoded by the coding sequence ATGGGAAACCCGCTGAAGAAGACCATGGTGTATCTCGGCCTCGCCGACGAGGAAGAGGTGTACGAGGACGAGACGCCGCAGCAGGCGGCTCCCGCCGCGCGCCCGCATCGCGAGCGTGAGCGCGAGGAGCAGGCACCTGCTCCGGTCACCCCTCTGCGTCGGCCCACGGCCGTCCGTCAGCCGGCAGGAGGCGCCGTGAACGAGATCCTCACCGTGCACCCGAAGCAGTATCGGGACGCTCAGCTGATCGCCGAGAACTTCCGTGACGGCATTCCGGTGATCATCAACCTCTCGCAGATGAGCGATGCCGACGCGCGCCGCCTCATCGACTTCGCGAGCGGTCTGTCTCTCGGACTGTACGGACGTATCGAGCGGGTCACCAGCAAGGTCTTCCTGCTGTCGCCCGAGAACATCGCCGTCTCCGGTCACGGCGGCCTCGCCCAGGCGGAGTCCGCCGGGTTCGATCAGTCCTGA